ATCGCAAACAGCGGTGTTAAGGCGTCGATGAACTTTGTTAAAAGCCTGGTTGATAAGGGCGTTATCTCTTCAGATATGGACTACTCCGTTTCAGAATCAGAGTTCAACAAAGGTAACACAGCCATGACCATCAATGGTCCCTGGGCGTGGGGTAACGTAGAAAAGTCGGGTATCAACTATGGCGTGACTACTCTGCCTAAGTTCAACGGTCAGGTGTCTAAGCCATTTGTTGGTGTGCTTACTGCCGGTATCAGCACTGCATCACCAAATCAGGATCTGGCGGTTGAGTTTATTGAAAACTATCTGCTGACTAACGATGGTCTGCGCAAGGTTAACGATGACAAACCACTGGGTGCTGTTGCTCTGAACTCGTTCCAGCAAGAGCTGGATAAAGATCAACGTATTGCAGCAACCATGGATAACGCTATGAACGGTGAAATCATGCCGAACATTCCGCAAATGGGGGCCTTCTGGGGCTCGGCGAAAACCGCCATTATCAATATCGTTGATGGCCGTCAGAGTGTTGATTCAGCACTGGCCGATGCTGAGAAGCAGATGACCAAGTAACAGGTCGCTTTAGTAAGTTAGTAACACCTTTTGAGGAGGGGGTAACCCCTCCTTATTTAAAAATAATTACCGCTAGCAGGTTAGTTTATGCAGTCAGTTCAAGGGGACAGTGCCGCAGCACCGGGCACATTACCGGCCAGTCAGAAAGTGTTTATTAAGTGGGCACTACTGGCGACCATTGGTATCGTAAATGGTTATGCCGCTATCTTAATGTATTCTCGTGGTGAGCTCGCCTTTGCGATCCTTACCATTGTATTAACGGCTCTGGCTCTGTTTATTTTTGGTAGTAAGAAAACCTACGCACACCGTTATATCTATCCGGGTATTGCCGGAATGATTCTGTTTATTATCTTCCCTCTCGCCTATACCGTTGGTCTGGCCTTTACCAACTACAGTGCCAAAAATCAGCTTTCTCTTGAACGGGCGCAGTCGGTATTACTGGACAGAACCTACCAGAGTGGTGAGAGCTATCCTTTCTCCCTGTATAAAACCGCCAATGGTCACCGTATTGTCATTTCTGACGGAGATCAGCTGCTTGCGACCAGAGAATTCAGCCTGAATGGCTTTGCTGAAAACGATTTGGATCTTTCTCCTGTGCCAGAAGTTCAGGGTGAAAAAGAGAAGATAAAAACCATTATTAAAAACCGTAGCTCGCTGGGTAATGTTGATCTGCATATGCCGGGCGGAAATGATATCCGCATGAGCGGGTTGCGTAAGTTTGCTTCTGTTGTTGCCCTGTACAGCTTACAGGATGACGGCACGACACTGATTAATAACAACACAGGCGAAACTCTGAAGCCGAATATGGATGTCGGTTTTTATCAGCCAGTAGATGAAACGGGCAAGTTTACTGGTAAGACGGTTTCTCCCGGTTTCATTGTAAATATCTCGACGGCTAACTTTGAACGTGTCTGGAAAGATGAAGGCATTAAAGAACCGTTTATCTCCATTTTTATCTGGACAGTGGTGTTTTCTGCCCTGACGGTTGGCCTGACTCTGATGATTGGTCTGGTGCTGGCCAGCGTGGTTCAGTGGGAAGAGCTTAAAGGGCGTTCAGTCTATCGTGTGTTGTTGATTTTGCCCTACGCAGTGCCGGCCTTTATCTCCATTCTGATCTTTAAAGGTCTGTTTAACCAGAGCTTCGGTGAGATCAACATGGTACTTGAAGCTATTTTTGGTATCAGTCCGAACTGGTTTTCTGACCCTGTTCTGGCAAGAACCATGGTGGTAACGGTAAACACATGGCTTGGCTTCCCGTATATGATGATTCTTTGTATGGGTCTGCTTAAGGCGATACCGGAAGATCTTTATGAAGCTTCAGCCATTGACGGTGCCGGGCCTCTGAAAAACTTCACCAAAATTACCCTTCCGCTAATGATTAAGCCGCTGACACCATTATTGATTGCCTGCTTTGCCTTTAACTTCAATAACTTTGTCATGATTTATCTGTTGACCAGTGGTGGCCCGAATATGATTGGCACCAGCGAGCCGGCCGGTTATACGGATCTATTGGTGAGCTATACCTACCGCATCGCCTTTGAAGGTACCGGCGGTCAGGACTTTGGTCTGGCAAGTGCCGTGGCAACCATGATCTTCCTGCTGGTTGGTGCATTAGCACTGCTGAACCTGCGCTTTACTAAACTTTCTCAGGACTAAGGAGCAATACTATGGCTATGGTACAAGGTAAAAACCTTAAATACCGTGTGTGGGCAACGCATATTGCTCTGTGGATCTTTTTGTCGCTGATTATCTTCCCGCTGCTGATGGTGGTCGCTATCTCTTTCAGGGAAGGTAACTTTGCTACCGGTAGTATTATTCCGGAGAACCCTTCCCTTGAGCACTGGAAACTAGCACTGGGCTTCTCTGTCACCAATGCAGACGGCAGTGTGACTCCTCCGCCGTTTCCTGTGCTGACATGGTTGTGGAACACGGTAAAAATTGCCGCTATCTCTTCAGTATTTATTGTCGTACTATCGACCACATCGGCATACGCGTTTGCCCGTATGCGTTTTGGCGGTAAGAACACCATTCTGAAAGCCATGATGATCTTCCAGATGTTCCCTGCGGTACTGGCGCTGGTGGCTATGTATGCCCTGTTCGACAAGTTGGGTCAGTATGTGCCGTTCCTCGGCCTGAACACCCATGGCGGCCTGATTTTCTCTTATTTAGGGGGAATCGCCCTGCATGTCTGGACCATCAAAGGCTACTTTGAAACCATTGACTCTTCACTGGAAGAAGCGGCTGCGCTGGACGGTGCAACGCCATGGCAGGCATTCAGGTTAGTACTGTTGCCGTTGTCTGTGCCGATTCTGGCGGTAGTGTTTATTCTGGCCTTTATCACTGCGGTTGGTGAGGTACCTGTGGCATCGCTGTTGCTGTCTGATGTGGACAAGTACACACTGGCAGTAGGTATGCAACAATATCTCTACCCGCAGAACTACTTGTGGGGTGATTTTGCCGCCGCGGCTGTGTTATCCGCTGTTCCTATCACTATAGTGTTCCTGTTGGCTCAGCGCTGGCTGGTGGGCGGACTTACCGCGGGTGGCGTGAAAGGTTAAACGAAAAACAGCGACCAGATGGTCGCTGTTTTTTTACATGAGACAAATCAGAATTCCCGGCTGGAAGGGGCACATCCTACATACTGCATAATCAGGTAAATGCTCTCTTCCTGCATGGCAACTTTGCGAAATAGGTCAGCAAACACCATATCACCACCAAAGCAGGTGTGGATGTAATGGTTGATTTCACTTGGCGCATAGCCTTCAGTTGAAAGCTCCCGCACCCACTGATACTCAACAGAATCGGGGTTACCAATTGTTGCATCACTTAGTGTGATACGCGGACGTTCCTTAATCAAAACTCTTCCTGCCAGACTTCGTTTCTAATGCTATTTAGTATGTATATACATTGAGCATACAAAACTAAAATAACAGCATGACGAATTAATGACAGAAAAATGAAATATCGATGTCGGACAAATTATATGTGATTACATGCCTACTTCAGCATCTTCACATGCATCTCCATCTCTTCACCGATCTCTTTACGCATATTCATCAGCTTAATGGCTGAGTCACGCAGCTTAATGTCTTCCTCTGTTTGTGGCTGCCACTGAGGGACTTTAGTCGGCTTACCGTTGGCATCCACCGCCACCATAATGACGATACAGTGGGTGGTCAGAACCTTATTAAGCTCTTTAGGATCACTGGCCTGAACATCCAACGCAATATGCATAGAAGAGTTGCCGGTATAAATAACTTTGGCGCTTACCTCCACCAGATTACCCACATGGATAGGGGCGACAAAACGGATTCCGCCGGCATAAGCAGTAATACAGTACTTGCCACTCCAGCCCGCAGCGCAGGCATAGGCCGCAAGGTCGATCCATTTCATTACCGCTCCGCCATGTACTTTACCGCCAAAGTTGACATCGGCCGGTTCAGCCAGAAATCTCAGGGTTATATCTCTTTGTTGTTCTGACATTTTTACTTCCTTTGTATGGGCTAACTTTCTGTTAAGTATCTGTTAAAAAACGTTTCAGCTCAATTGCCTTCTTCCAAGATTTATTTGTTATTAGTGGAGTGCTTACATTATTACCCGAGCAGGTTTACGATTTATATGTTCATCAAAAGCTTAACTCTGCTAAATCAAACAGAATGATTGTCTGGCAGGGGTTTAGTTGGCACAATCTCATCTAATACTTCTGTTTGTAAAATCATTATGCGAATTCTTCATACGTCAGACTGGCATCTGGGTCAGAACTTTTTTAATAAAAGCCGCAGAAAAGAGCACCAGCAATTTATTGACTGGCTGCTGTTGCAGGTTGAAAAGCAACAGATCGATGCGGTGATTATTGCTGGTGATATCTTTGATTCCGGCACACCGCCAAGTTATGCCAGAGAGATGTATAACCAGTTTGTGGTTGATATCAGCCAGCGGGGTTGTGAGCTGGTGATTCTGGGCGGAAACCACGACTCTGTTGCTACACTAAATGAGTCCAAACCTTTGGTATCTTGTCTGAATGCCCATGTGATTGCCAACACCAGCGATGAGCTCGATGAACAGATTATCTGTCTGAAAAAGCGCAATGGTGACGTCGGTGCACTCTTATGCGCCGTGCCTTTTGTCCGGGCAAGAGATGTAATGAAAAGCAGCGCTGGCAGTTCGGGAACCGAGAAACAGAAGCAATTAGGTGATGCAATAAAGAGCCACTACCACAGCCTGTATAGCCGTGCTGAAGAGCTGCGTCAGCAGCTGGATAAAGAGCTGCCAATTATTGCTACCGGCCACCTGACGGCGATGGGAGTAACCAAAGCCGATTCAGAAAGAGATATTTATATAGGGACACTGGACGGCTTTGCTGCCGATGGTTTCCCGCCGGCAGATTACATTGCTTTAGGCCATATACACAGGCCACAAATCGTGGCTAAGCAGCCCAATATTCGTTATTGCGGCTCACCTATCCCTCTTAGCTTTGATGAACTGAAGTCAACTAAGCAGGTGGTGATGGTGGATTTCAAGCCGCAAAATCAGCCGGAAATTACCCCGATTGATGTGCCTATGTTTCAGAAAATGGAGTCTTTAAAGGGAAGTCTCGAGCAAATTGAACAACAGCTCTCCGCATATCAGCACCTTGAACAAGATAAAAGTGTCTGGCTGGCCATTGAAGTAGAAATTCAGGACTTCCTCTCTGATCTACAACAGAAAATTCAGACGCTGACTGAGCCGCTAAACGTCGAAGTTTTGCAGCTTCGCAGGGCGAGAGGTCAGGCACAAAAGAGCCTGAAACGGGAACAGCAGGAGACCCTTTCTGAACTGACTCCTTATGAAGTGTTTGAGAAACGCCTATCGCAGGAGAGCTTTGAAACCGACGACGAAAAGCAGCGCTTAAGCAGGATCAGAACCCGCTTTAATCAGCTTGTGTCGGGGCTGGATGACAAGGAGCAGGTGTAATGAAAATTCTTAGCCTGAGATTTTTAAACCTTAACTCCCTGAAAGGGGAGTGGAAAATCGACTTTACTCAGTCTCCTTTTTCCGACAATGGCTTGTTTGCCATTACCGGCCCGACCGGAGCAGGTAAAACTACTATTCTGGACGCTATCTGCGTTGCCCTTTATCAGGAAACCCCGCGTCTGGATGTGATATCTGCCACCAATAATGAGTTGATGACCCGTGGTACCGCCGAATGTCTGTCTGAAGTTGAGTTCGAGGTGAAGGGTAAAGCTTATCGAGCCTTCTGGTCGATGAAAAGAGCCCGCGGCAAGGTAGACGGAAAACTGCAACCGGCAACGGTTGAGTTGGCAGAAGTTGAGTCAGGTAAAGTGCTGGCTAATCAGGTGAAAAAGAAGAACGAACTGATAAAAGCCATCACAGGTCTGGATTTTGGCCGCTTTACTAAGTCTATGTTGCTGTCACAAGGGCAGTTTGCCGCATTTCTTAATGCCAGAGAGGCAGAACGGGCGGAGCTGCTGGAGGAGCTGACGGGCACCGAGATCTATAGCCAGATTTCCCAGAGAGTTCATGAAGAATTTAGCCAGAGCAAATCTGCCTTAGCGGAGCTAGAAGCTCAGGCGAAAGGGGTGCAGTTACTTAGTGAGGAGCAAGTTGCAGAGCTTAATCAGCAAATGGTGCAGGTGGAGAAAGATCAGACCCAGCATAAGCAGCAGCTGGAGCAACTAACTGCTAACCTGAACTGGCATACGGAACTGGAAAAGCAGAACAGTGCGGTAGAGGGCGCCAGACAGGATCTTTCTCAGGCCGAACAGGCTATACAAAAGGCAGAACCGGAATTGAAGAGACTGGCGGCCAATGAGCCGGCTGAACAGATCCGTACCCCATACCAGCTATTACAGCAGGCAGAGGCAGAATACAAACTGCTGCAAAGCCAACTGGCAGATAAGCAATCCCTTCTTCAGCAAGCAGCTGAACAGCTTGATATTAAAGAGAAGCAGGCACAGCAGTCAGATGAAGAATTAAAGCAGGCTAAACAGCAGCAAAGCCAGCTTGAGCAACTGATTAATCAGCAGGTTATTCCGCTGGATGGCGAGATTAAGCTGGAAAACAGCCAGCTACAAACTCTGCAGAAAAGGGCGGCTGAGTATAACGAAGAACTGACCGGTATCAGTGATCTCAACGTCCGCACGGAAAAGAATAAGCAGGATGTTGAGAAGCAAATTAGCGATGTTGTTGCTTATCAGAGTCAGCACAAACAAGACGCCGGACTAAGCCGAAATATCGAAAAATGGGCGGAACAACTGAATCAGTTGAACCAGTTAGATGAGTCACTGAGCCAACTGGCAGAGAAAACGGTTAAGGCAGAAGCAGAACTTCAGCAGCAGAGCAATAGAATTGCAGAGCTGGAGAAGGCTGAACAGCAGCAGAAAAAAGTGCTGTCAGATAAACAGGCTCTGCTGGCTGAGAGTGAGAAAAGTCTGGCCGGATTAAAAACCGGTTATGGTATTGATGAAAGCCTGCCACAACTGGAAAACCGGCTGACTCATCTTAACCAGACTATCGCCACTGTGCAGAGTTTACATACCTTGCAAACCAACTGGCTGGGCTATGAGCAAGAGAGAAAGCAGAAGCAGAGTTATTTGCAATCCAGTGTGACTGAAAAGCAGACTCTTGAGCAGCAGAGACAGCATCTGGTGGATCGTTACCGGCAGCAGAGTAGTCTGGTGAAAACCCTGGATGAGCTGCTGAAAAAAGAGCAGCAACTGCTTGAGCAGGAACAAGTGTTGGCGGTGTACAGAAGCCAGCTGCAGGATGATGTGCCGTGCCCTCTCTGTGGTGGGTTAGATCATCCGTTGGCTGCTGGTGCACAACCGGTAACGGCTTCTCAGACAGAGCAACAGAAGCAGCAGGCAGAACAGGAGCTTGCGGCCATTGAGCAGCAGGGCAAAGAGGTCAAGCAGCAACTGGATACCTTGTTGCGTACCGTTACTGACGAGCAGAACCGGGTTAACTGGCTTGAGCAGCAGCAAGGCGATCTGGTTAATAGCTGGCAGGAGAGTGCTGCACAGCTAGAGTACCCTCAGGCAATTAGTGAAGTAGAAGCTCTTAGGCAGTTCGCCCTGCAACAAGAGTCGGAGCGTAACAAACTGTCTGAATTTGCTGTGAAGTATCGTCAGGCAGAAGAGATGCTCGGTAAGATTCACAATGAACTGACCGAACTTCAGAGAAGTGCTCATGAATCAGAATCTGCGCTTAAACTGGCTATACAGCAACTGGAACATGAGCAGAAAAGCCTGTCAGCACATAAAGGACAGAGCCAGCAGACAGAGCAGGAAAAACAGTCCCGTCAGCAGGAGCTTATTGCCGGCATTACCGCTTGCGGATATCAGCTTGAGCCGCAGCAGAACCTGTCACACTGGCTTTATGCCAAGCGACAGGATATGGCGCTGTGGAATGAGAAAGAGCAGCAACTCAATGGCTTGAAAACGGAGCTGACGGCACTGAACTCCAACTTGTCAGTTCAGGCAGGCCGGATTAATGAACTGCATCATTTTGTTGCTGAGAGCGGTAAAAAACGTTCAGAGCAGCAGAGTAAATTGGCAGAACTCTATGAGCGCCGTCAGGAACTGTTTGGCGAGCGGGTTGTTGAAACTGAGCGGGCACAGGCAGAGAGAGAGACCAGAACAGCAGAAAAGGCTCAGCTCGATAATCAGCAGCAGATGCAGCAGGTTAATCAGCAGAAAAAGGGCCTTGAAGGTGAGTGCATTGCATTGCAATCCAGCCTTGATTCAGCCGGTAAAAAACAGCAGCAGAGTCAACAGGAGTGGCAGCAGAAGCTGGCAGACAGCCCGTTTAGTGATGGAGAGTCGTTTAAACTGGCGCTGCTTGAGCCACAAGAGAAGCATCAGTTAACGGATCTGAAACAGACTCTTGAGCATGCACTTTCCAACGCAAAAACTCTGTTTGCGTCAGCAGAACAACTACAGCAGACGTTACTGTCGGATCCACAGGCAGATGCCTATCGTCAGAGTAGCAAAGAGCAACTGACAGAAGATACTACGGTGCTTAAACAGACCATTGAGAGTAACGCGAAGCGTCAGGGTGAGCTGGAAAACGAAATCAGCTCCGATAAAAAGCGCCGCGAAGAGCAGAGTGCTCTGTTTAGTCAGATCCAACAGGAGAGAGAGCAGTTTGAGGATATCCACTACTTGCACTCGTTAATTGGCTCAGGTAGCGGTGATAAGTTCCGCAAGTTTGCTCAGGGGCTGACGCTGGATAACTTGGTCTACTTAGCTAATCAGCAGCTTGAACGACTGCATGGCCGCTATCAATTGAAGCGCAGCGAGAGTGAGGGGCTGGAGCTGTCGGTTCTCGATACATGGCAGGCAGACGTAGTGAGGGATACCAAAACCTTGTCTGGCGGTGAGAGCTTTCTGGTGAGTCTCGCACTGGCGCTGGGATTGTCTGATCTGGTCAGCCACAAGACCAGTATCGACTCCCTGTTTCTCGATGAAGGTTTTGGCACGTTGGACAGTGAAACTCTGGATCTGGCCCTTGATGCCCTTGATAGCCTGAACGCGTCCGGCAAAATGATTGGTGTGATAAGCCATATCGAAGCCATGAAGGACAGAATACCGGTGCAGTTAAAAGTGAAGAAGAAGGCTGGTCTCGGGGTAAGTGAACTTGAGCCTGCTTATCGTTTTAGCGCGGTTTAACGGTAATGTCTGAAGCAGGGCAGTGCCCTGCTTTTTAGTCTCTGGTTTATATGTTTTAACTAACCCGGACTCAGGCTAACTAAGATGACTCTGAAGGTGACCGACTAACGCTTTAAGTTGCGCCGGAATAAAGCGTGATTGAGGGTACTGAGCCAGAATTTGCCCCTGATAATTTCCCTGTAACTGCCACTCTTCCAGCAATGGAATCACCTTACCTGCTTCTACCTCGTTGCAGATACTGAAGTAAGGAAAGATGGAAATCCCCATTCCCCTCAGCACCGCCTCTTTGCGAATCTTAGTGTGGTTAACCGCCAGTGAGCCATGCACACTGACGGTTTCAACTGACTCTCCCTGATGAAATGACCATTTGCGATCGGAAGAGCTCTCTCCCAGCCGGATACAGTTATGACCGGCAAGTGCTGCTGGTGTGTCTGGTGTGCCGTTTGTCGCTAAGTAGTCCGGGCTGGCACACAGTACCAGTTGGTTACGCCCCAGAACACGTGCCACTAACCCTTCCACCGGCCGGTCACTGATATGGATAACCAGATCGACTTCATGGCCGACAGGGTCGATATAGTGATCTTCAACCACCATATGCACAGAGACCTTTGGGTGTAATTGCAGAAAATCGAGAATCAACGGGGACAATACCTGACTGGAGAATGCCCGCGGCGCTGCCACCCTTATCTCGCCTGCCAATTCATCTTGATCTGAGAACGCGGCATCACTGGCCAGTTTTGCCGAATTAAGCATATCCACACAGAGGTTATAGACGGGTTCGCCGTTGCTGCTTAGCCTAAGCTTACGGGTGGTTCGTTCTATCAGCTTTTGCTGTAAGGCCTCCTCCAGTCTGGCAATAGAACGACTGACGGAGGAGGGGGCAACACCCAGTTTATCAGCGGCTTTTGAAAAGCTGCCCTCTTCAATCACTACTACCAGCACTGCCATTTCAGGTAGCAGAGCAATAATTCTATTTGTATCCACGGCGCAATTATCCTTTGCATAAAACCCTATTGTTCCATTTAACGTACTAATGGATAGTGAGAGAGTCAATGTAATAGTCAGGAAATTATTATGGTTAGTTTGGTTTTGCGTAGGACGACAGGGCTTATATCAGCACCGGAAATAGTACTGCTTCTGGTGGCGATAGTCTGGGGCACCAGTTACGGGCTGACAAAAAGCGCGCTGATGTATACCAGTGTGCTGCTGTTTATCGCCATTCGTTTCGGCGCGACTTTTCTGTTGCTGGTGCCGGTAGTGATTGCCGATTTTGCCAAAGGAAGAAACAAAGACTGGCTGGTCGCTTTGCCCACTGGTGCTATTCTGACCCTGATTTTCTTTTTCGAGGTTTATGGTGTCAGTCAGACGACGGCATCCAATGCTGCCTTTCTTATCAGCCTGAACGTTATTTTCACCGCTTTACTGGAAGCCGCGGTAAGTAGAAAAGTGCCGCAAACTAAGCTTTTAATCCTGTCGCTAATCAGTACTTTTGGCGTTTTACTGCTTACCTACCACCCGGGGCTGGAAATCTCATTTAATCAGGGGGATATGTGCATCATCATTGCCGCCATGCTCAGAGCTGTAATGGTCGTGTCCACCAGAAAGCTGACAGAGAACAGGCGGATTACCAATAGCACGCTCACAGCACTGCAGGCCTTGGTGGTTGCAGTTTGCACTCTATCTCTCACCCTTGCTATGGATGGGATAGCTTCAGTGCAACTGCCTGCTTATTCAGAGTTCTGGATGATCACCGCCTTTCTGGTGTTGTTTTGTACTCTGTTTGCTTTTTATGCTCAAAACTACGCGGTAAGAAAAATCTCTCCCACCAAAGCATCTCTGTTGATGGGCAGCGAACCTCTGTTCGGGGCACTGTTTTCCATGCTCTGGCTGGGAGAAGCGTTAACCTGGATTCAGATGTGCGGTGGCCTGCTTCTGTTAGGGGCGGTTATGGCTGCTTCTGTCAGCAGTGACTCATAACCCAACCTGGATCGGGATTAACGGAATATGAACAGTAGCCTCAGTTGCGGTTAAGTGCCGGTCATTAGAATGGTCAGGGTAAGTTAAGCTGCGACAGAGGAAAAGAGAATGACAATCAGCGAAAAGATTAAACAAGCCGGCCAGAAAATTAACCAAATCAGAAGCAACAAGCGACGTGCACTGTTGGTTTCAGCGGTAGCTTCTACTCTTATTGTCGGCGGAACAGGCGTAGCCTATGCCGACCATGATGACCATGACAGAAAGGACGATAAGCACCGTTCTTCCGTTGTTTATACCGGACCGGTAGAGACAAGCAGCGTGGCTGATGTTCTGGCAGATACAAGCTGGTTCAGCGATAGCAATCACATTCTGGAAGGGCATATTATTAAACAGATTAGTGACAGAACCTTCCTGTTTACTGACGGAGCGGGTGAACTGGTGATTGAGTTAAGACGACGTTCTGACCTGACATTTTCTGATAAAGACAGAGTCAGAATAAAAGGGGAGTATGAAACGGAGTTTTGGTCTGAAGACAAGTTTGAAGTAAAGCAACTGACGGTTTTGTAAACCTGTTTAATCGTCAGCAATAGAACCTTGCTTTACCTCTTTTTGAGTAGGCCAATTTGCAAATTGCAAATTGAATTGCATAATGCGATTGTTAATATGCAACGCATGACCATAAACAAGGCTCATAGTGCCTGTTTTCGTACAAAAATGATGCAAAAAAGTTGGCACGCTAATTGATACATATTAAATGACCCTTCTTAAAGCCGAGGGTCACCTAGCCAACTGACGTTGTTAGTGAATAATTATTGTTCACACATTATTTAAGCCAGCCGCGATATTTGCGACTGGCTTTTTTTCTTTTTACCACCTTCTCTTTTTGAGCTGTAACTGATTTTGAGTTGAGCTGGTTTTTGCCGGGTGACTGTCAGCTATATAAAATCAGCTTTCCAAAAATCAGCTTTTTAGGATCAACAGTCTGGCCTGCCCGGCTGCAAACCGAGCTGCTTGAGTCTGATTCGCCTGCTTATAGATTTGCTGCGATGTCGGCAGAATAACAAGATAGCTGAGAGGCTTGTTATAAACAGGAGCAGAGCTGCGGTTCCCATTGTTGTCCAGCTGATAGGCCATAACCCGGATTGCCAATTGCAACTGGCGGCGATCAAACTGCCTGCCGAAAAAGCTACCAAGCTGGTGTACCGAGCCGAGCAATTTATCCAGTCCAACTGCGGCGCTGTTTTCCAGATAAAAATAGTAGCTTATACCACTCTGTTTATCGTCCAGATGATATTCCATTCTTCGATCCACATAGATACCGCCGACGAAAGGCATTGGCTCGCGGTCTGCTGATTCAGTAGTATAGCCGTTACACCTGTCAGACTGCTTCAGACCATGACGAAAGCGGTACTCACTACAGGCGAACTGCTCAACCAGATGTCTGAGCCCGGCAACAAAACCTTCGCCGTTAAGTTTTTGTGCCATATAGCTATCAAAATAAGGGGCAGGAAACAGGGTACTAGTCAAACTGTTAAACTGAGAGTCAAAGATAAGGGGAATGGCGTTCCCTTTCTCAATGGCGTTGGTCAGTTTGCTGTTGCCGGCGGATAGCATTTTACCGTCTACAATGGTCTCTGCCAGACGGGGATAATCACCATTAGTATAGGCCACGGCATGAGCAGACAAGAGCATAGCCACAATTGAAATAAGAGTTGTTTTAATCGGATTCCACACAGTTATTTTCCTTAATGATCTGCTGCCAGCAGATTAAGCGTGATAGTCATCCATAATCATATCCTTTTCTTATGGTTAATAAAGTCAGGTTTACATAACTGAGAGGCAAACAGTGTTTAACTTTATGATTAGAAACAGATATCGGCTGGCAGGCAGATGAAATTATCCATAAGTGCCATAAATAAGTTAATTGGCTGATCTATCGGGTTTATTACCGATAACTGATTCTGATTGAGGAATCGCTGACAGAAATCTCTATATTCCGTCACAATATCCAACTTATTGATAGTGGCAGGCTAGTGTTGTTCTCCAATGTATCTATAAAGAAAAAGATCAGTGCCGTATTTTTACTGGTGTCGGTTCTGCTCAGTATGTTCCTTTACTTCTTCGTTTCTCAGGTCAAATACATTCAGGAAATGGTTGAAGTGTTTGCTGATACCACAGTGCCAAGTATTGTGCTGGTGAAAAACCTGCAAAACGAGGTGCTTACCCTGAGGGAAGAGCAGTTTATGCTGTTGGCGAACTTAGAAAGCGATCAGAAAAACAGCATTGTGGCAGAGATATCTCATATGCAGAGCAAAATTGAAGGCTCTGTGGAAGAGTACCGGCAGGGACTGTGGGACGAGCGGGATGAGAGAGCGTTTGCTGCCGTGGACAAAAGCTGGAAACAGTACCGCGATGTCCATTCACAGTTTATGGCGGCCATTGATAGCGGCCGGTTTAAACAGGCGGTGAGTATAACCAACAGTGGTGCAGTACAGTTTGATAACCTTAAGCAGGCCATTGCTGATCTGGAGCTTTTAAACACTGTCTACGCTGACGAAGATGAGCAGGGTACAAAGGAGAGAGTTGAGTCAGCCATTCTGTATAGTGCTATTGGTGTTGCCGGTGTTATCGGCTTTATGATTATTTCCGCCATTATGCTGATAAGACAGATATGCAACCCTCTGACACTGGTTATTGATATGGCGGGAA
This is a stretch of genomic DNA from Vibrio sp. SCSIO 43137. It encodes these proteins:
- a CDS encoding SbcC/MukB-like Walker B domain-containing protein, which codes for MKILSLRFLNLNSLKGEWKIDFTQSPFSDNGLFAITGPTGAGKTTILDAICVALYQETPRLDVISATNNELMTRGTAECLSEVEFEVKGKAYRAFWSMKRARGKVDGKLQPATVELAEVESGKVLANQVKKKNELIKAITGLDFGRFTKSMLLSQGQFAAFLNAREAERAELLEELTGTEIYSQISQRVHEEFSQSKSALAELEAQAKGVQLLSEEQVAELNQQMVQVEKDQTQHKQQLEQLTANLNWHTELEKQNSAVEGARQDLSQAEQAIQKAEPELKRLAANEPAEQIRTPYQLLQQAEAEYKLLQSQLADKQSLLQQAAEQLDIKEKQAQQSDEELKQAKQQQSQLEQLINQQVIPLDGEIKLENSQLQTLQKRAAEYNEELTGISDLNVRTEKNKQDVEKQISDVVAYQSQHKQDAGLSRNIEKWAEQLNQLNQLDESLSQLAEKTVKAEAELQQQSNRIAELEKAEQQQKKVLSDKQALLAESEKSLAGLKTGYGIDESLPQLENRLTHLNQTIATVQSLHTLQTNWLGYEQERKQKQSYLQSSVTEKQTLEQQRQHLVDRYRQQSSLVKTLDELLKKEQQLLEQEQVLAVYRSQLQDDVPCPLCGGLDHPLAAGAQPVTASQTEQQKQQAEQELAAIEQQGKEVKQQLDTLLRTVTDEQNRVNWLEQQQGDLVNSWQESAAQLEYPQAISEVEALRQFALQQESERNKLSEFAVKYRQAEEMLGKIHNELTELQRSAHESESALKLAIQQLEHEQKSLSAHKGQSQQTEQEKQSRQQELIAGITACGYQLEPQQNLSHWLYAKRQDMALWNEKEQQLNGLKTELTALNSNLSVQAGRINELHHFVAESGKKRSEQQSKLAELYERRQELFGERVVETERAQAERETRTAEKAQLDNQQQMQQVNQQKKGLEGECIALQSSLDSAGKKQQQSQQEWQQKLADSPFSDGESFKLALLEPQEKHQLTDLKQTLEHALSNAKTLFASAEQLQQTLLSDPQADAYRQSSKEQLTEDTTVLKQTIESNAKRQGELENEISSDKKRREEQSALFSQIQQEREQFEDIHYLHSLIGSGSGDKFRKFAQGLTLDNLVYLANQQLERLHGRYQLKRSESEGLELSVLDTWQADVVRDTKTLSGGESFLVSLALALGLSDLVSHKTSIDSLFLDEGFGTLDSETLDLALDALDSLNASGKMIGVISHIEAMKDRIPVQLKVKKKAGLGVSELEPAYRFSAV
- a CDS encoding YgiW/YdeI family stress tolerance OB fold protein, producing MTISEKIKQAGQKINQIRSNKRRALLVSAVASTLIVGGTGVAYADHDDHDRKDDKHRSSVVYTGPVETSSVADVLADTSWFSDSNHILEGHIIKQISDRTFLFTDGAGELVIELRRRSDLTFSDKDRVRIKGEYETEFWSEDKFEVKQLTVL
- a CDS encoding LysR family transcriptional regulator, whose protein sequence is MDTNRIIALLPEMAVLVVVIEEGSFSKAADKLGVAPSSVSRSIARLEEALQQKLIERTTRKLRLSSNGEPVYNLCVDMLNSAKLASDAAFSDQDELAGEIRVAAPRAFSSQVLSPLILDFLQLHPKVSVHMVVEDHYIDPVGHEVDLVIHISDRPVEGLVARVLGRNQLVLCASPDYLATNGTPDTPAALAGHNCIRLGESSSDRKWSFHQGESVETVSVHGSLAVNHTKIRKEAVLRGMGISIFPYFSICNEVEAGKVIPLLEEWQLQGNYQGQILAQYPQSRFIPAQLKALVGHLQSHLS
- a CDS encoding DMT family transporter, producing the protein MVSLVLRRTTGLISAPEIVLLLVAIVWGTSYGLTKSALMYTSVLLFIAIRFGATFLLLVPVVIADFAKGRNKDWLVALPTGAILTLIFFFEVYGVSQTTASNAAFLISLNVIFTALLEAAVSRKVPQTKLLILSLISTFGVLLLTYHPGLEISFNQGDMCIIIAAMLRAVMVVSTRKLTENRRITNSTLTALQALVVAVCTLSLTLAMDGIASVQLPAYSEFWMITAFLVLFCTLFAFYAQNYAVRKISPTKASLLMGSEPLFGALFSMLWLGEALTWIQMCGGLLLLGAVMAASVSSDS